The following are encoded in a window of Phragmites australis chromosome 22, lpPhrAust1.1, whole genome shotgun sequence genomic DNA:
- the LOC133904785 gene encoding stress response protein nst1-like, which translates to MCILCSVQRWSRRIATMLPWLVVPLLFLWGTSQLLLPAAYRFEVTSPRLACVSVLLLTLFWYEILLPRLSLWRARRSARLREERRARALELHKLRKSATRRCRNCNNPYREQNPGGGKFMCSYCGHVSKRPVLELNSAGKVPRGWPCAQDCDSAYWPDLRCPGDNSFLGFSWRLFSSFCVAMRWFSRKIFRFTSSGDGEGLGPDGKRLTKRGENEGKAEESRVDKAKRKAEEKRLARLEREMLEEEERKQREEMAKLVEERRRLRDEKAEAEERSKGATPVGEKDARREAEKRRLDRRKKEDKGSSKSNSDCEDIDRRLGREGDRKRELDRKSDLERREGYKSHYFEANNHSRKTLESKTKYFGRMTGGFLSSSRGFGGGSFFGRSANSPAPQANKVSRSAVPATDQGNAVKRDAQPAATQAMVKSATAGETINPWTNFNRPVSPNVQPHPTGLKKSWHQLFSRSASVSPCPDVTASAREMNRMPEQNGTQISNAHNFLSQYPPLDSMPNLSQPMQFPGCPPVNGAPANKPLPHFPAERMPFYDEAEPTVFEEPEQFEDPCYDPDAIALLGPVSESLDNFPPDLDCGFISSDVTKELHARPSPIEPPLSRSRSVEEKPIKPPHSSLAKGSDDSIFPEASSEQGTWQMWSTPLVQESLGLRGPQNQWLLPKTNQFNHAANFLNGGTRSPLGTSLNDSDPWLQKAPFQQLPPDTPSLFVPYHVSEKAIHNNLIFGSPNKSARGHPFEPPGHSWSKEEVLLNGTQETGHISSPSGGHVGGGLFSANPDVQSVWSFDEKETT; encoded by the exons ATGTGTATACTGTGCTCCGTGCAGCGGTGGTCGCGGCGCATCGCCACCATGCTGCCGTGGCTCGTCGTCCCGCTCCTCTTCCTCTGGGGCACCTCCCAGCTGCTCCTCCCCGCCGCCTACCGCTTCGAGGTCACCTCCCCGCGCCTCGCCTGCGTCtccgtcctcctcctcacccTCTTCTGGTACGAGATCCTCCTCCCGCGCCTTTCCCTCTGGCGAGCCCGCCGCTCCGCCCGACTCCGCGAGGAGCGCCGCGCTCGCGCCCTCGAGCTCCACAAGCTCCGCAAGTCCGCCACCCGACGCTGCCGCAATTGCAACAACCCCTACAGGGAGCAGAACCCTGGCGGCGGCAAGTTCATGTGCTCGTACTGCGGCCACGTTTCCAAGCGCCCCGTGCTCGAGCTTAATTCAGCGGGGAAGGTCCCGAGGGGATGGCCTTGTGCTCAGGATTGTGACTCAGCCTACTGGCCTGACCTGCGGTGCCCGGGCGATAACTCCTTCTTGGGATTCTCATGGCGCCTGTTCTCGTCCTTTTGCGTGGCAATGAGATGGTTCTCGAGGAAGATATTCAGATTTACATCGTCAGGGGATGGCGAAGGATTGGGTCCAGATGGTAAAAGGTTGACCAAGAGAGGGGAGAATGAAGGAAAAGCTGAGGAGAGTAGGGTGGACAAGGCGAAGCGGAAAGCGGAAGAGAAGAGGCTGGCCAGGCTGGAGAGGGAAatgctggaggaggaggaaaggaagCAGCGGGAGGAGATGGCAAAGCTTGTGGAGGAACGCAGGAGGCTGAGGGATGAGAAAGCAGAGGCTGAGGAACGATCCAAAGGTGCTACCCCTGTTGGGGAGAAGGATGCTAGGAGGGAGGCAGAGAAGCGACGGCTGGATAGGAGGAAGAAAGAGGACAAGGGGTCAAGCAAAAGCAATTCAGATTGCGAGGACATTGACAGAAGATTGGGCCGCGAAGGCGATAGGAAGCGAGAATTGGACAGAAAGAGCGATCTGGAGAGGCGTGAGGGCTACAAGTCTCATTACTTTGAAGCTAACAATCACAGTAGGAAGACATTGGAGAGCAAGACCAAGTACTTCGGCCGTATGACAGGTGGTTTCTTATCTTCTTCAAGAGGGTTCGGCGGTGGTTCCTTCTTTGGCAGAAGTGCAAACTCCCCTGCCCCTCAAGCTAACAAGGTTAGTAGATCTGCTGTTCCTGCAACTGACCAGGGTAATGCGGTCAAAAGAGATGCCCAACCTGCAGCCACACAAGCTATGGTCAAATCTGCTACAGCTGGAGAAACCATAAATCCGTGGACTAATTTTAATCGACCT GTTAGTCCAAATGTGCAGCCACATCCTACTGGCCTTAAAAAGTCATGGCATCAGCTGTTCAGTCGCTCAGCATCAGTGTCCCCTTGTCCTGATGTTACAGCTTCAGCTCGTGAAATGAATAGGATGCCAGAACAAAATGGAACACAGATAAGCAATGCTCATAATTTTCTGTCTCAGTATCCTCCTCTGGACAGCATGCCGAATTTAAGCCAGCCCATGCAATTTCCGGGTTGTCCACCAGTTAATGGAGCACCTGCCAACAAGCCACTGCCTCATTTTCCAGCTGAACGTATGCCCTTCTATGATGAGGCAGAACCAACAGTATTTGAAGAACCAGAACAATTTGAGGACCCATGCTATGATCCAGATGCAATTGCATTACTTGGGCCAGTTTCAGAGTCTCTAGATAACTTCCCTCCAGACTTGGATTGCGGGTTCATCTCGAGTGATGTCACCAAGGAATTGCATGCGAGGCCTTCACCAATCGAGCCTCCTCTCTCAAGATCTCGTTCTGTTGAAGAAAAGCCTATTAAGCCCCCACACTCATCACTTGCAAAAGGGTCCGATGATTCCATTTTTCCTGAGGCTAGCAGTGAACAAGGCACATGGCAAATGTGGAGCACGCCATTGGTTCAGGAAAGTTTAGGCCTGCGAGGTCCTCAGAATCAATGGCTTCTACCAAAGACAAATCAATTTAACCATGCTGCCAATTTTTTGAATGGTGGAACAAGAAGCCCCCTAGGTACTAGTTTGAATGACAGTGATCCATGGCTGCAGAAAGCGCCCTTCCAACAATTACCTCCTGATACACCGAGTCTGTTCGTTCCATATCACGTGTCAGAAAAAGCTATACACAACAACTTGATTTTTGGGTCTCCAAACAAATCAGCCCGAGGACACCCCTTTGAACCACCTGGTCATTCTTGGTCCAA